A genomic window from Sulfurospirillum diekertiae includes:
- a CDS encoding Cas10/Cmr2 second palm domain-containing protein, with product MAKYLYGASIQGIQEFIFKTNQLQEIIGASEIVRSLEGEFTAFANVADENILLNAAGNIKALFDDEENLRNVVKNFPKKIMQKAYGITLSQAVVDMTKAEYDTYEKAINALEKKLKTQRNKPSIPLDISINLMELAPKTARPVAKIEKKGNDEIRMDVSTAQKYQANPTNKGQLSDLKNSKGKIAIIHADGNGLGALIPTLSNIPVFSKGLDKATHEAYEEAKKVIQSGKIRKIILGGDDMSVICDANDALAFTRTFLEKFETLTYMHTGHKLTACAGIAFCNEKYPFHYAVSLAEALCGATKKHAKNIDKKLAPSSLMFHNIQSSNFQSWEKFIEDELTIRNDHDVIRCDFGPYYVAHVGQPSIEDLIDVVKVYQQEGSPISRLREWLGELSKSHHYAKDLLDRINENSAQNDKKALDTLNLKLKKVHPALGTQTMIIPKDGFDKTLIYDVLQILSVTEAKA from the coding sequence ATGGCAAAATATTTATACGGCGCTAGCATACAAGGAATACAAGAGTTTATTTTTAAGACAAATCAACTTCAAGAAATTATAGGGGCAAGCGAAATTGTCAGAAGCTTAGAAGGTGAGTTTACAGCCTTTGCCAATGTTGCCGATGAAAACATCTTACTCAATGCAGCGGGAAATATCAAAGCACTGTTTGATGATGAAGAAAACCTTCGTAATGTCGTTAAAAATTTTCCTAAAAAAATCATGCAAAAAGCATATGGAATTACACTCTCACAAGCCGTTGTTGATATGACAAAGGCTGAATATGATACGTATGAAAAGGCGATTAACGCACTTGAAAAAAAGCTCAAAACACAAAGAAACAAGCCATCTATTCCCCTTGATATAAGCATTAATCTCATGGAATTAGCACCTAAAACAGCAAGACCTGTCGCCAAAATAGAAAAAAAAGGTAATGATGAAATTCGCATGGATGTCTCCACTGCGCAAAAATATCAGGCAAACCCTACGAACAAAGGGCAATTGTCTGACTTAAAAAATAGCAAAGGTAAAATAGCCATTATTCACGCCGATGGTAATGGACTAGGTGCGCTAATTCCTACGCTGTCAAATATTCCAGTGTTTTCAAAAGGATTAGATAAAGCAACCCATGAAGCATACGAAGAAGCAAAAAAAGTCATACAAAGTGGCAAAATTAGAAAAATCATTTTGGGTGGCGATGATATGAGCGTTATTTGCGATGCAAATGATGCTTTAGCATTTACACGAACTTTCCTAGAAAAATTTGAAACTCTTACGTACATGCACACTGGGCATAAACTCACAGCATGTGCAGGCATTGCTTTTTGTAATGAAAAATACCCTTTCCATTATGCGGTTAGTCTAGCAGAAGCGTTATGTGGTGCGACGAAAAAGCACGCTAAAAATATCGATAAAAAGCTCGCCCCATCGAGCCTTATGTTTCACAATATTCAAAGCTCAAACTTCCAAAGTTGGGAAAAATTTATTGAAGATGAGTTAACCATTCGCAATGATCATGATGTGATACGCTGCGATTTTGGGCCATATTATGTAGCACATGTTGGGCAGCCTAGCATTGAAGATTTGATAGACGTTGTCAAGGTGTATCAGCAAGAAGGAAGCCCCATTAGCAGGCTTAGAGAATGGCTAGGTGAACTTAGTAAAAGTCATCACTATGCCAAGGATCTATTGGACAGAATTAATGAAAATAGTGCCCAAAATGATAAAAAGGCACTTGATACTCTAAATTTGAAACTCAAAAAAGTGCATCCAGCGTTAGGCACACAGACTATGATCATTCCGAAAGATGGTTTTGACAAAACTCTTATTTACGATGTGCTTCAAATTTTATCGGTTACGGAGGCAAAAGCATGA
- the cas6 gene encoding CRISPR system precrRNA processing endoribonuclease RAMP protein Cas6 — translation MLRFIKIDITFSSSFTTSLDFLGSTLRGAFGVALKAVSCLNKTQECQGCFATQNCLYYDFFEIKNRAHAYRFSKPLHENNYNFSLYLFEAACEKLPYVLSALHTMFGRIGVGWNRHLIPIERIVCNGVVVSSGKNFDLSQIVVDVFETKEYFPDITLHFLTPLRIKSNNALLHTTPTLEQILSSIFNRHNELKGIPLAKLPFTPRYKELRTHLRFQELSRYSNRQESTMHLGGMMGTIDYEDVDEHSYALLKLGELLGVGKQTVFGLGEIKVGHQ, via the coding sequence GTGTTACGTTTTATCAAAATCGACATCACTTTCTCCTCTTCTTTCACTACTTCATTAGACTTTCTTGGCTCAACTTTAAGGGGTGCTTTTGGTGTTGCACTAAAAGCGGTCTCTTGCCTCAATAAAACTCAGGAGTGCCAAGGGTGTTTTGCTACTCAAAACTGCCTTTATTATGATTTTTTTGAAATCAAAAATAGAGCGCATGCGTATCGCTTTTCGAAACCATTGCATGAAAACAATTACAATTTTTCTTTGTATCTTTTTGAGGCGGCATGTGAAAAACTTCCTTATGTCCTAAGCGCATTACACACAATGTTTGGGCGCATTGGAGTAGGGTGGAATCGGCACCTTATACCGATAGAGCGCATCGTATGCAATGGGGTTGTTGTCTCTTCGGGAAAAAATTTTGACTTGAGCCAGATTGTGGTAGATGTGTTTGAAACAAAAGAGTATTTCCCTGACATTACGTTGCATTTTTTAACACCACTTCGCATCAAATCAAACAATGCATTACTCCATACCACACCCACATTGGAACAGATTTTAAGCTCCATTTTTAATCGTCACAATGAGCTTAAAGGCATACCTCTTGCCAAACTACCTTTTACCCCTCGCTACAAAGAGCTACGAACGCATCTTCGATTTCAAGAATTGAGTCGTTATTCCAATAGGCAAGAGAGCACGATGCACTTAGGGGGCATGATGGGAACGATTGACTATGAAGATGTTGATGAACACAGTTACGCACTTTTAAAACTCGGGGAGTTACTAGGGGTTGGAAAACAGACTGTTTTTGGGTTGGGTGAGATCAAAGTAGGGCATCAGTGA
- a CDS encoding RAMP superfamily CRISPR-associated protein — protein sequence MTLRYQLKFYDYWHIGSGLSAGARLDSTVIKDQNDLPYVAGKIIKGLSREMAETLDDADFVNTCFGNNGIEMGKCYFSNAQLLETTAKHICSLNLQSNLYDIIASTKIDETNGVAEDNSLREIEVVVPLELCGEIRDLPENYKEAMTRSLKMIKRMGLNRNRGLGRCEFFVEENQ from the coding sequence ATGACATTACGCTATCAACTGAAATTTTATGATTATTGGCATATTGGTAGTGGGCTTAGTGCTGGGGCAAGACTGGATAGCACTGTTATTAAAGATCAAAATGATTTGCCTTATGTTGCAGGAAAAATTATTAAAGGTTTAAGTCGTGAAATGGCAGAAACTTTGGACGACGCTGACTTTGTCAATACCTGCTTTGGAAACAATGGTATTGAGATGGGAAAATGTTATTTTTCAAATGCACAACTTCTGGAAACAACAGCAAAGCATATCTGTTCTTTGAATCTCCAATCTAACCTTTACGATATTATCGCTTCTACGAAAATAGATGAGACTAATGGTGTTGCTGAAGACAATAGTTTACGGGAAATTGAAGTAGTTGTACCTCTTGAGCTGTGTGGGGAAATCAGAGATCTTCCAGAAAACTATAAAGAAGCAATGACACGATCTCTTAAGATGATCAAACGCATGGGGCTCAACCGTAATCGCGGTCTTGGGAGATGTGAATTTTTTGTGGAGGAGAACCAATGA
- a CDS encoding MBL fold metallo-hydrolase — MTLTIHKGTNEIGGSCIELSTQSTTILFDYGTPLNLESTKLDFKNKKIDAIVISHPHQDHFGEITMVETTIPIYCGKLSKELMNATKLFTGQGLLANKFHHFEAWKSFQIGDITITPYLVDHSAVDAYAFLVEYDGKKVIYSGDFRANGRKSKLFENMLTQKKLKNADVLLMEGTMLQRNNEEFPTEISVENKIVETLKNTEVITFMIGSSQNIDSLVSAYRACKKAEKIFVIDMYTAWILEKMSSVSASIPTMDWKNVFVLKSYGGSYYEKIKKNRDYFGDFQYRLFSNVILLDDIQKEPSRYYVKISPWHIEKLLKKLDTSSANIIYSQWLGYLKPEFSDKKTVDLFKKLQENHNWVYAHTSGHADLESLKKFSEALSPKALVPIHTEHKDAFCKHFENTVVLEDGMPFTI, encoded by the coding sequence ATGACACTTACCATTCACAAAGGGACAAATGAAATAGGTGGAAGTTGTATAGAGCTTTCAACTCAAAGCACTACTATTTTATTCGATTATGGTACACCACTTAATTTAGAATCAACAAAACTTGATTTTAAAAATAAGAAGATTGATGCCATTGTTATTTCTCATCCACATCAAGATCATTTTGGTGAAATTACAATGGTTGAAACTACTATTCCTATTTACTGTGGGAAGCTTTCAAAAGAGCTTATGAACGCAACAAAGCTTTTTACAGGACAAGGACTGCTTGCAAATAAATTTCATCATTTTGAAGCGTGGAAATCCTTTCAAATTGGAGATATAACCATTACTCCCTATTTGGTTGACCATAGTGCTGTAGATGCGTATGCTTTTTTAGTTGAGTATGATGGTAAAAAAGTGATTTACAGTGGTGATTTTAGAGCCAATGGCAGGAAATCAAAACTCTTTGAAAATATGCTGACACAAAAGAAGCTCAAAAATGCTGATGTTCTTTTGATGGAAGGAACAATGCTTCAACGCAACAACGAAGAGTTCCCCACTGAAATCAGTGTCGAAAACAAGATTGTTGAGACGCTAAAAAATACTGAAGTCATCACCTTTATGATTGGTTCATCTCAAAATATTGACTCTCTAGTTTCTGCTTACAGAGCATGTAAAAAAGCAGAAAAAATCTTTGTGATCGACATGTACACCGCATGGATACTTGAAAAAATGTCAAGTGTTTCAGCCTCTATTCCAACAATGGATTGGAAAAACGTTTTTGTCCTGAAATCGTATGGCGGAAGCTATTATGAGAAAATCAAGAAAAACCGTGACTATTTTGGTGATTTTCAATACAGACTTTTTAGCAATGTCATCTTGCTTGATGATATTCAAAAAGAGCCATCACGTTATTATGTAAAAATCTCTCCTTGGCATATTGAAAAGCTTTTAAAAAAGCTTGATACCTCTAGCGCAAATATTATCTATTCTCAATGGCTTGGCTATTTGAAACCTGAATTTAGCGATAAAAAAACAGTGGATCTCTTTAAAAAATTACAAGAGAATCATAACTGGGTTTATGCGCATACTAGCGGACACGCTGACCTTGAAAGTTTAAAAAAGTTTTCAGAAGCATTAAGCCCAAAAGCTTTAGTTCCTATTCATACGGAACATAAAGATGCGTTTTGTAAACATTTTGAAAATACCGTTGTCCTTGAAGACGGTATGCCCTTTACCATTTAA